The DNA window ACTGCAGGTAGGCCTTGCGCTTCTCCTCCACCGAGAGGACCCGGTAGGAGGCCGCGAGGCGGTCCTGCACGCTGTCGAGCAGGTCCTGCAGCTCCGAGGTGTCGTGCTCGGGGTAGGAGTCCGGATGGAAGCGCGCGGCGACCTCGTGGTAGGCGCGCTCCACGTCCTCGGTGTCCGCGGTGATGTCCAGCCCGAGGCCGTGGAAGTAGCTGCCGGTGATGATGCGCACCGCGGCCTCGCGCAGCGACGCGGCAGTGTCCGCGGGCAGCGGCTTGCGGCGCCGGGGCGCGATGATGTCCGCGCCCACCGGCCCCATCGTGGAAGGGCCCTCGGTCACCGGCTCGCGCGAGAAGCGCACGCCGCCGGTGAGCTTCAGCAGCCACAGCAGCGAGTAGCCGCGGCGCAGGTCACCGCGCCCGTGCGCCAGCAGGTCACGCAGCGCGATGCGGCCGTTGAACTGCATCGCGACCTTGAGGTCATCCGTGTCCAGCGCGAGCGCCGTCAGGTCCGCGCCGAAGGCGGCCGTGCGCACCGGGAACTCCGCGAGGTGCGGGCGCAGGGAGGCGGCGAGCGTGCGGACGGGGAAGGCGCGGCGCGCACCGTCGAGGAGGGGGGCGAGCGCGGGCAGCTCCACGCGGGCCACGTCCGCGAGGAACTCGTCGCCGGCGTAGAAGGCGTAGCGGCCCTCGCGCATGCCCAGCACCTGGGCCACGCGGTCGCGGGTGTAGTCGCGCAGCAAGTGCAGCAGCACCTCGCCGGCGGCCTCCACGCCGGCCTCGGCGAGCGCCGCGCCCACCCGCAGGCCCGAGGCGAGCGCCTGCGTGAGCCGGTCTCCCTGCGCCTCGGTGAGCTTGCCGCGCTCGACGAGGAAGCGCGGAAGCGCGTCCTGGCGTGCGGTGGACTCGTAGCCCACCGGGCTGCCGTGGGCGAAGTAGATGCGGCGCGAGAGGTCCCCGCGCGCCACGGCGAGGATGCCGTCGCGGCGCAGGCGGTAGGTGGAGTGCAGCAGCGCCGGCAGCGGGAAGCCCTTGAGCTCGCCCGAGGCCACCGGGGGCCGCCCCAGCGTGGCGAGCGCGCCGCGCGCAGGCGCGCCCTGGCTCGCGCGGGCCGTGGTGACGAGCGACTCGAGCTTGGCCACCAGCTCGCCGGGGCGCAGCGGGTCCGCGAGGTAGCCGTTGGCCTTGAGGTCGAGCACGGCGGCGACGCCGCGGGCCTTGCCGAGGTGCCCCTTGTCGATGACGAGCAGCGGCACGCGCGCGCCCTGCTCGCTCGCGCGCAGGAGCGGCCCGAGGTGCGCCCCCTGCAGGCGCGGGAAGTCCACCGCGACGACGACGGCGTCGGGGTTCTCGGCGACGAAGTGCTCGAGCGCGGCGC is part of the Aggregicoccus sp. 17bor-14 genome and encodes:
- a CDS encoding DUF4388 domain-containing protein, which produces MKLLIAEHHRPTLEHLIGLLSQAGHSVRGVGEPGAALEHFVAENPDAVVVAVDFPRLQGAHLGPLLRASEQGARVPLLVIDKGHLGKARGVAAVLDLKANGYLADPLRPGELVAKLESLVTTARASQGAPARGALATLGRPPVASGELKGFPLPALLHSTYRLRRDGILAVARGDLSRRIYFAHGSPVGYESTARQDALPRFLVERGKLTEAQGDRLTQALASGLRVGAALAEAGVEAAGEVLLHLLRDYTRDRVAQVLGMREGRYAFYAGDEFLADVARVELPALAPLLDGARRAFPVRTLAASLRPHLAEFPVRTAAFGADLTALALDTDDLKVAMQFNGRIALRDLLAHGRGDLRRGYSLLWLLKLTGGVRFSREPVTEGPSTMGPVGADIIAPRRRKPLPADTAASLREAAVRIITGSYFHGLGLDITADTEDVERAYHEVAARFHPDSYPEHDTSELQDLLDSVQDRLAASYRVLSVEEKRKAYLQYLFSRLDVGRVTAVNVDAEILLRKGEAALKRRDPRSARQLFEEAVALNPREPEYYSHLAWATYLAGEGAREERARSAQRVLKRALALNPYLERAHIISAIVDTDGGEASSARRKLLKVLELNPYSQLAKAALRKIGR